AACTTATAAAAGAGGTTATTTTAAGAGAACTTCGCCGTGGTGGTCAAGTCTTTTATGTGCATAACTCTATAGACCACATGCCAATAAAACTTGGTGAGCTAAAAGCTCTTCTTCCAAGCCTCAGAGTTGTTATGCTTCACTCCAAAATATCAGCAGCTGATACAGAAAAAGAGCTTTTAAAATTTGAAGCAAGAGAGTATGATCTTATGATTGCAACCTCTATTATAGAGTCTGGAATTCATATGCCAAATGTAAATACTATAATTGTTGACGGTGCAGACAGATTTGGTATAGCAGACCTTCATCAACTTCGCGGTAGAGTTGGACGCGGACATGCTGAAGGCTTTGCATATTTTATTGTAAAAAATAAAGAAAACTTGACCGATGAAGCAAAAAAGAGACTTTTAGCGCTGGAATCAAACTCATTTCTTGGTAGTGGTGCGGTTTTGGCATATCATGATTTAGAGATACGCGGTGGCGGAAATCTTGTTGGTGATGCACAGAGTGGGCACATTAAGAACATAGGCTATTCTCTTTATCTTAGAATGCTAGAAGATGCCATAAAGCTCCTAAGTAACACTATGGAGACGCAGAGAGCAAAAGTGGATATTAAACTTGCAATAAGTGCTTTTATATCTGATGAAATAGTAAAAGAGGACAGACTCCGCCTAGATATTTACAGACGACTCTCAGCCTGCGAAGATGCTGTTGAGATATATGAGATACAAGAAGAAGTTATGGATAGATTTGGAGAGTTGGATACCCCGACAAAACAGTTTTTTGAGTTAATGGTTATTAAGCTTCTGAGCTTAGATAAAAAGATAAAGTCTGTTTCAAACTATGGACAAAATATAACTTTCACATATATGAATGATGCAAAAGAGAGTATTACATCAGACTCTAAAGATGATGATGACATTGTAAAAGCAGTGCTTTATTATTTAAGAAATAACAAACCAAAGGTGCTTTAGTGAGAGTAGGTTTTATCGGTGATATTGTAGGTAGTCCGGGTCGAGACATGTTGAAGAACTATCTCTCAAAAATTAGAGAAGAGTATAAGATTGATTTTGTTATAGCAAACTATGAAAATACTTCACATGGATTTGGATTAACTAAAAAAAATGCAAATGAAATAGTTGGATATGGACTCGATTGCATGACAGGGGGAAATCATTCTTGGGATAAAAAAGAGGTGGAAGAGTTGTTTGACACACATGAGATACTTCGTCCACACAACTATCCTGATGGAGTTAGTGGAACAGGATGTAAAGTTTATGATGTTTGCGGGGAGAAGTTAGCAGTTTTAAACCTTATGGGACACTTCTCTATGCCTCTTGTTGACAATGCCTTTCGCAAGGCAAAAGAGACAGTTGAATCTCTACATGCAGATGGGGTGAAAAACATATTGATTGATTTTCATGCAGAAGCGACAAGTGAAAAAAGGGGTATGATGATGCTTCTTCAAGGTAAGGTCAGCGCAATTATTGGAACACATACCCACGTCTCTACTGACGATTTTCAAATAGCAAATGCAACAGCTTATCTTACAGACATTGGACTTACCGGGTGTAGAGACAATGTTATAGGTATGGATAAAAAAGTACCGTTAAAACAGTTTTTGACTGGCATGAAGGGTCATTTTGATATTCCTAAAAAATGTAAAAAGATACTTCAAATTGCCGTTATGGATTTTAGTAATGGGGAGTGCACCAGTGCATTTAAGCTGAAACAATTTGATGATGGAGAAATTTTAAAAAGCGAGGCGTGGCTTGAAAAATAAAGACTTAACAAAAAAACTTTTTTTATTCCTATCTCTGCTTCTGTACACAGAAGCAGTTAATGCTGAGATGAGCAGTTGCTCACCAGAGAATAGATTGAATATGTACAATAGTTTAAAAAATGATACGCAAAAACTAATTAAATCTCTGCCAGATTTTATCCAAAGCAAAAAAGTATTTTTTCAGCAAGTCAAGGAAGAGTATAATAATAGTAAAAAAGAAAAATATAAATCAATCGTAGATTCTGATAGCTTTATTGCATACAACAATGGGGCACAACTAGAGGAGTTGAAAAATAGTACCAATAGTATTATTGAGAGTATTAAAAGAAAAGATTTATATGATGAGGTTAAATTTCTTTTTAGTATAAACAGTAATTTTCTTTTCAATGCAGAAATACTCACAAGATATATGGATTCAGAAGTTATGTATGAGAGAAAAATTGTAGGTCGAGAGTATAGAGAAATTGCACAATCATTGAGTGTTCATATCGTAGACATTAACAAGTGCGCTGATAAAATAGTTTTTGAATTAAAAAATACCCAGCAAAATAAATAAAGCATGATGATATAATATACCCAATGAAGGATATGACCAATGAATGTGATTAATATTTCTAAACAAAAAATATTTGACAATAAAAATAGATTGTTTGCATATGAACTTGTGTTTAAAGACAGTGAAGACCAAAGAACAGGTCTCTCAACCCATGTTAAAGGGACAGCGCAATTAATTATGAGTTCCATTACAAGCGTAGAGTTAGACAAATTATTGGGACAGAAAACTTTAGCTTTTATAAATATAGATGAGGAGACACTTTTAAAAGGTATTTTAGATGTTTTAGACAAAGATAGGTTTATTCTAAATATATTAGAAAATATTGAGTTGACAGAAAAAGTAATTGCTAAAATAATACAGTATAAAAAAAGGGGATTTATATTGTCAATAGAGCATTTTGACTCAAGTGCAGAAATGATTAAAAAATTTAATAGATTATTTAACTATATAGATATAATAAAAATGGATGTTGAATTATCAGAGCCGGAAAATTTACAAAAAGTTATGAGTAAGTTTAAAGGTGGCAGAATTAAGCTTTTAGCACAAAATATTGAAACAAAAGAAGACCATAAAACTTATTTGGATATGGGTTTTGACTTCTTTCAGGGTTATTATCTTGATAAACCTGAAGTCGTAGAGATTATAGGATCAAAAGAGCCGGCTCAGTTTATTATATTACAGCTAATAAAAATTATAAAAGAAAATAACGAGACAGATAAATTGGAATTTTTTATAAAAAAACAGCCTGACCTATCTTTTAAACTTATCCAGTTTTTCAATAATTCAAAAAGTTTAAGTGTAAAAGTTGAATCATTGATTCAAGTTATTACTTTAATGGGCAGGAGTAAATTATTAAGATGGCTAATGGTATACCTATATGCTGAAGTTTCTAAAAATCCCGCTTCTAAAACTTTGCTTGAATTAGCTATAAAAAGAGCAGAAAGAATGGAAGCAGATGCTAACCCTAGAGACAAGGACAAAGCATATCTTGCTGGCATGTTCTCTATGCTTAGTTCTATTTTCGAGACAGATATAAAAGAGTTGATGAATCATGTAAAAATGGACAGTGATATTACATCTTTGGTATTAGAAAAAAAAGGAATCTTTGCCGGTAGTTTAATGAGAGCAGAGACAGCAGAAAAAGAGTATTTAAAAAAAATAATGATTGCTAATTTTGATAAGCTTGATACTACTGACTTAATATATACATTAGAATACGGCGGAGTTGAAATAGACAAAAGCAAACTTTAACAACATCTCAGCACTATTTTTGTATAATCATATATCATTTTTTCCAAGAAGGAATACCATGCGTGGTTATAAAATTTTTGCCGGATCTTCAAGTGTTGATTTTGCAAAAGAAATTTGTCAAGTTTTAGATATTCCATTAGCCAAGGCTGATGTTAAGAGTTTTAGTGACGGTGAAATTTCAGTTCAAATTGCTGAGAGTGTTCGCGGTCGAGATGTATTTATTGTCCAATCAACCGGGTCACCGTCAAATGACAACTTAATGGAGCTTCTTATTATGACAGATGCTCTTCGCCGCTCATCTGCTTCTAGTATAACGGCTGTTGTTCCTTACTATGGCTATGCAAGACAGGATAGAAAAGCTGCGCCCCGCGTTCCAATAACTGCAAAATTGGTTGCTGACATGTATGAAACTGCTGGTATTGACAGAGTTGTTACAATTGATCTTCATGCTGGACAAATTCAAGGGTTTTTCAACATACCAGTTGATAATCTATATGGCTCAGTAACGTTTGAGCACTACATAAAAAGTAAAAATCTTAAAAAACCTATTATTGCATCTCCAGATATTGGCGGTGTCGCTCGTGCTCGATACTTTGCAAAAAGAATGGGTTTAGAGATGGTTATCGTTGATAAGCGCCGTGAAAAAGCTAACGAGAGTGAAGTTATGAATATCATCGGAAACGTTAAGGGTTATGATGTAATTATGATTGATGATATGGTGGATACTGCTGGAACTATGGTAAAAGCTGCTACTGCACTTAAGAACAACGGTGCAGCATCAGTGATGGCATGTGCGACTCACGGTGTCCTTAGTGGAAAAGCTTATGAAAACTTAGATAATGGTGAACTAGATGAGTTGATTATTACTAACACATTAGAGACTAAACCGCATGCAAAAATAAAAGTGTTGTCAGTCGCACCACTTTTTGCTGAAGTAATTCGCAGAGTGTATCACAACGAGAGTGTAAACTCTCTCTTTGAATAGAGGATAATTATTGAAAAATATTAGAAACTTTTCTATCATTGCTCATATTGACCATGGTAAAAGTACACTAGCCGATCGCATTATACAAGAGTGTGGCGCAGTAAGTGATAGAGAACTTACAAAACAGATGATGGACACTATGGATATTGAGCAAGAGCGCGGTATTACCATTAAAGCTCAAAGTGTTAGGCTTGATTATGTAAAAGATGGTGAGCACTACATCTTAAATCTTATTGACACTCCTGGCCATGTTGATTTTTCTTATGAGGTAAGTAAGTCCCTTGCTTCTAGCGATGGAGCATTACTTATTGTTGATGCTGCACAAGGCGTTGAAGCTCAGACTATTGCAAATGTTTATATGGCAATGGAGAATAACTTAGAACTAATCCCTGTTATAAATAAAATAGACTTGCCTGCTGCTGATCCTGTAAAAGTTGCAGAAGAGATTGAAACAAGCATAGGCATAGACGCGACTGATGCTTGTTTGGTGTCTGCAAAAACAGGTGTTGGTATACGTGCACTTATTGATGCTATCGTAGATAGAATTCCTGCTCCTGTTGGTGACCCTGATGCAACAACAAAAGCTATCATCTATGACTCTTGGTTTGATCAGTATCTTGGTGCTCTTGCCCTTGTTCGTGTTTTTGACGGTAAAGTTAAAAAAGGTCAAAATATTAAGCTTATGAGCAACGGTGAAGAGCATCAAATTTTAGATTTAATGTATCCTCACCCTATGAAAAAAATCAAAACCAGTACTATTGAGTGTGGCGAAATTGGCATAGTTGTTCTAGGGCTAAAAGAAGTTAGTGTAATTAATGTTGGTGATACGATTACTGATGCTAAAAATCCTGCATTGGAGCCTGTTGGAAGATATGAACCTGCTAAACCATTTGTATTTGCCGGCATATACCCAATAGATACGGATGAATTTGAAAGTTTACGTGATGCACTAAATAAACTAAGACTAAATGACAGCTCTTTATCTTATGAGCCTGAAACCTCTTTAGCCCTTGGTTTTGGTTTCCGTGTTGGGTTTTTAGGTATGCTTCATATGGAAGTTGTGAAAGAGAGACTTGAGCGTGAATTTAACCTTGACTTAATTGCTTCTGCCCCATCTGTTCTATATGAAGTGTATCTCAACAATGGTGAAAAAATTAATGTTCATAATCCTTCAGAGCTTCCAGAAGTAAATAAAATCGATAGAATTGAAGAGCCATATGTAAAAGCAACAGTTATTACTCCAAGTGAGTACCTTGGTAATATCATAACTCTTTTAATAAATAAACGCGGTACACAAAGCAAGATGACTTACCTTAATGAAAATAGAGTTATGCTTGAGTATGAAGTGCCAATGAATGAGATAGTGGTTGATTTTTATGATACTTTAAAGTCTATCTCTAAAGGTTATGCTTCATTTGATTACGAGCCTTTAGATTTTAGAGTAGGTGACCTTGTTAAACTTGATATTAAAGTAGCGGGGGAAGCAGTAGACGCACTAAGTATTGTAGTTCCTCGCAATCAAGCTCTATCACGTGGGCGTATTTTAGTCAAAAATATGAAAGAGATAATTCCTCGTCAACTTTTTGAAGTAGCTGTTCAAGCATCTTTGGGTTCTCAGATTATAGCTCGCGAAACAGTAAAATCTATGGGTAAAAATGTTACTGCCAAGTGTTACGGTGGAGATATTACTCGTAAACGCAAGCTTTTGGAAAAACAAAAAGCTGGTAAAAAACGAATGAAGTCCATAGGAAAAGTGCAACTTCCAAGTGAAGCATTTATGTCTGTTTTAAAAATGGATTAGAAAAATGCACTTTTATCTTGGCGATAGCCAAAGCTTTAGTGATAGGAATTCTTTTGTGGACTTGTTCGCAAAAGAAGGAGACACTATTGTAGAAAAAGTGCAACTTCCAAGTGAAGCATTTATGTCTGTTTTAAAAATGGACTAAACCATGAGATGTATGTTGTGTGAAAGTTTATCTTTTGCACACATATGTTCTACATGTCAAACAACTTTTCTAACTCCCTCAATCTACAAACGAAAAATTTTAAACAATATTGAAGTTATATCTTTTTATAAATATAATGAAATAAAAGATTTACTACACACAAAACATACTGATTTAGGATTTTATATATATTCAATATTGGCAAAAAATTCTTTGTTAAAGTTTGCATCAGAATTTAAACTTGAGTCTCCTGTAGCTTCTATAGCAATTGATGATCATGTAAAAAGTGGGTATTCACATACAGCAATTTTAAACAAGTCACTTGATAGTAAATATATAAAACCTAAGTTTAATAAATTAAGAGCTAACAATAGGGTTTCATATTCAGGCAAAAGCAAAGAATTTAGACTGATAAATCCACGAAATTTTGAATTGAAAAACTTTGTAGAGAAAGAAGTTATATTGGTTGACGATATTATTACGACAGGTTCTACACTTAGTCAAGCTATTCAAAAAATAGAGTCAAATAAAAAAGAGGTACTGCTGTGTTTGACTTTGGTAGACGTTAGGATTGTATAGATAAAAAAGAAACTAGGCTGTTAGTTGGTAATATCTATCGTTTGCCAAATATGTGTTTACCATTGCTTGTCGCAGTTTATGCTCTTTTAACTCTTGAATACTTTTTGGCAAGTCTTTATTTATTTTTGGTGTTTGGTCTAAAGAAGTAGTCGGTTTTTTTGAGAGTGAAAACATTTTAGAGTTATCTTCATAAGCTGCTTTTGCATTTTTGATATCTTTTATGTTTGTATATCTTATCTCATCTTGACTTTTTATCTGCTCTTGGAGTTTTTGCTGATTATTAAACGATTTATAGTTTGAAACATAATCTATAGGGAGATTTTTGGTAGGAGAAAAGTTAGTAGCAGAGTCGGAAGAAGATTTTAAGTTAAAAGATTTAGATTCATCTTTAGACTGACCCTCCCTATTTTTTTCTGTCCTATCGGAAGAGTTTGTGCTAATATATGTACTATATGATGAAACAAACATTGCGACCCTCCTCTTTGCTACTATTATAAATGAAATTTGCTTTACTTACTATAAATATTTATTATTACAGCTTCGTAATTAAACCGTATCAACATTAGGGTACAATAATAAATATAAAATTTTAGGAAATGTAATGAGTGCAAAAATTGTCATTGTAGATGACGAAGAAGATTTACTGGAATTATTAGAGTACAACTTAGACAAAGAAGGTTATGAAGTAGTAGGGTTTTTAAATACGAAGACAGTATCTCAAATACTCGATGAAGAGGAGATAGATCTTCTTATAATGGATAGAAATCTTCCGGGCGTTGAGGGGAGTGAGTTTGTGCAAGAACTAAGAAAAAAAGGGATAGCTACACCTGTTATTTACCTAAGTGCAAAAAATAGAGACTCAGATATAGAAGAGGGTTTTTTAAGAGGAGGGGATGATTACATCACCAAACCTTTTAATATGAAAGAGTTGCTACTACGTGTTAAAGCAATGTTGCGAAGAACAAGTAAAAAAATAGATGAAGGCAATCTATCTCACAGAGATCTTTTTTTGGATAAAAGCTCAAGAGCGCTTAGCGTTGATGGAAAAAATATTGATATTACAAAACTAGAATTCAATCTTTTATGTGAGTTTATTTTGAATAAAAATATGGTTCTTGATCGTGATCATCTTTTGTTAAATGTTTGGGGGGACAGTGAAGAGTACCAGTATAGGACTGTAAATGTTGCCATAAATCGTCTTAAAGAGAAAATTGACCCAGATAAAACAAAAGATTATATACAGACAGTACGTGGAATTGGGTACAAGCTGTGCTAAAAATACATCAAATATTTATAATTAAATTTTTAGTCCTTTTTGTTGGTGCTCTTCTTGTTACCTCTCTTATTAGTTATATGGCACTAAGATCTATAATTATAGAGCACAATAAAAATCATCTCGAGCATTCTATAGATTTAATGGAATTAGAATTAGACAACATAGAAAATTTGGATAAATTTGTAGCAAAAGTCCATGACAAAACTTCTCTTAGAGTAACAATTCTAAATGCCGATGGTATAGTGATAGCTGAGTCTAACGCAGATAAAGAGAGTATGGACAATCATGGTAGTAGATATGAGATAATTAAGGCTAATTCAAACAAGTATGCTGATATAACAAGATATTCTAAAACACTAAAAGTTGATTTTTTATACGTTGCTAAAAAAATCAACATTAATAGTGAGACGATTTATATTAGACTCTCTATGAGTTTGGCTCAGATAATGGATGATTTTTACTCATTATGGATAAAACTATTTTTTGTTTTTATTGGAATAATTTTGATTTCTACTTTTATTTCAAAAAAAATGAGTGAAAGGGTAGTCTATGATATTTCACAAATAACAAACTATTTAGATGAAATATCAAACAAAAACTATAATGCGACTATAAAAATTGAGTACTTTTATGAATTTTTGCAAGTTTCTCTACTTCTGAAAAATTTAGTAAAAAAACTTGCTAAAAATGATAAAAAGAAAATAAAGAACATTGCTAAACTAAGATTGATAAATAAACAAAGAAACGATATATTATCAGCACTTTCTCACGAGTTTAAAAATCCAATAGCATCTATTGTCGGGTATGCTCAAACAATTAGAGAAGATGCAGATATGCCACCGAAGATTCGTGATAAGTTTTTGGAAAAAATTAGTTCAAACGGTGAAAAAATATCTAAAATGTTAGATAGATTGGCTCTATCTGTAAAGCTTGATAATGGGGACTTAGCCATTAATAATAGCGAGTTTGACTTAAGAGAGTTGTGCCATGAAGTTTCGTTAAATCAATCTTCAAAATACAAAGATAGAGATATTATAGTTGAAGCAGATGAGGCGGTAGTTATAAGTGATAAAACAATGCTGGAATTAGTGTTAATAAACCTAGTTGACAACGCCCTGAAATATTCAAGCGGTGATGTAAAAATTATATTGAAAAATGAAAAAATATCAATTCAAGACAGCGGAATAGGGATTAAAGAGGAACATTTAGACAAGGTGACTAGTAAGTTTTACAGAGTTGACAAAAATAGCTGGGACAACTCTATGGGGATAGGCTTAGCTATGGTAAGTTATATCTTAAAATCACTAAATTCTCACCTTGAAATCGATTCAGAGTTTGCAAAAGGTTCAGTTTTTAGTTTTAACATAAAAAATATGCTAAAGAGTTAAATTTTAGACTGAATTGTCATCTTTTTAGCTTCAAAAAGTTCTACTGCTTTTTGAACCATCGGCTCATCCTTCATTTGAACAGCATCTATCTCTTTTGAAGAGTCGCTACTTTCACAGTTTGTTACACAGCTAGCACTTCCGCCTATCTCTGCATCTTCTACCATTGAGGTGCTTTGAGCATGTTGCATTATCGGTTGTTCAATCGTTGGTGCTGATTTCACTGGCTCTACATGTAAGTCCTGAACAGTTTTTGTGCAGGCTTCATGTTTAATCTTTGTCTTAAATCCGAATACTTCTCTAACTAGCTGTTTAATTGCAGAATAGCCATGTGTTAAAGCTTTTTTGCACTCATCATCGGCACAACTCTCCCAGGTTAAAATGCTGTCTCCATAAGATATAAAACTAATACTTTTTTCAAAACACTCACCAAGTTCAAAATTTCTATCTCTGATTTTTGCTATTAGCTCTTGAAATACTCTTAGACTTGGATCTACTTCTACATGTAGAACTTTCTCCGGTGTGATTGAAGTCATTTCATCTTCTACATGTGATGTTTGTATTTCATCTTCAATTGTCTGCTCAACAATGTTTTGTTGTGTTTGTGCTACTTGAATAGGTTCAGGGATAGATACAGCAATAGATGGCCTGCTAATCTCTTTTTGAAGAGACTCAATCATTTGATCAACCTCTTTTATTCGAAGAGCTTCTATCATCTTGAAAAATATAAGTGACAGTACAAATGAACCATCGGCATTTATGCTAAATAGGTATTTCGACTCACTTAAAATTCTAAAAAATCTGTCTAAAACTAATGTTGAGTATAGGGCGTCACTAGAGTACATTCTATCTTTAAGATATGCTATAAGCTCATCTACTACCATATCTGCCTCATAATCCTCAAGAACTTTTGTAAGCTCTACAAGACGTGCATAATCTTTTGCAAAAACGGCTCTAAAAAGCTCACTAATGAACTTAGGATCGACCAGCCCAAGCATATCAGTAACGGTGCGAACATCTACATGATTTTTAGAATATATAATTGCTTGGTCAAGCAGAGTTAGGGTGTCTCTTAGACTTCCGCTCCCACTTCTGGCTAATATTTCAAGGGCATCTGACTCATATTCAATCCCCTCAATGTTTAAAATATGTGCCAGATGATTAATAATTTTATTTGTAGCAATACTTTTAAACCTGAAGTGTTGAGTACGGCTAAGTATTGTAGCAGGCAGCTTAAGAGGATCGGTAGTAGCCAAGATAAACTTTACATAAGAAGGAGGCTCTTCAAGTGTTTTAAGAAGAGCGTTGAATGCTTCTTTGGTCAGCATGTGGACTTCATCTATAATAAAAATTTTAAATCTTGAACTTGCCGGTTTATATTTCGTCTGCTCGATTAAATCTCTGATATCGTCTATCTTTCTTGATGAAGCCCCATCCATCTCTATGATGTCGATATGACGGTTTCCGAGTGCAGAGATACAGTTTTGGCAAGACCCGCAAGGCTTGTGGCTTAATCCCTGCTCACAGATAAGAGCTTTTGCAAAGATGCGGGCCGTAGAAGTCTTTCCACTTCCCCGAAGACCGGAGAAAAGGTAGGCATGAGAGAGTCTGTTAGAGTCAAGTGCTAGTGATAGAGTTTGAGAAATTGTCTCTTGACCGATAAGCTCATCAAAATTAATTGGTCTATATTTTCTTGCTAATACCTCTGAACTCTCTTTCACATATCACTCCATTTTTAGTTATAGCGATTCTAACATTAATAGAGTTAAAATCTTCTCAAAACATTTTAATGTAATTTACATAATGATACAATAGAGAAAATTATTTTTAAAGAGTGTAAATTGGGCAATAGTAAAAAAGATATGTTAATGGTTAGCTACAGAGGGGGTGATAGAAGAGTCTAGAGTTTCCTTATTGGCAAGTTCAATAGCAAAACAGCTGGAGATAGCGGTTGATAAAAAATTCAGTGCTGTTGTCGTCTCACTAAGTGGTGCTACATATGAAGGCGGTACTGCCAATGGAATGCGTGCAATAGTTAAAAAGCTAAATGATTTGAGTGTAAAGCTGAAAATCACTATAGCGTTTATTGATTACAGCATACCACTGTACAAACATTTAAAAACACTCTCTAAAAACACTCAGCTAAAGCTATTTAAAAATATCAGTGCTACAAAATTATTTCTTGACCCAAAAGCATATAAGAGTGGGATGAGAGTTTTGATATATGATGAAGATAAAGAAAACGCAAAAGAGCTTTCAAAAGAGCTCTCAAAATACGGATACACAATAGTTGTGGCAGATGATGCAAGTGACTTTCAATATCTTTGCAGTAATAAATCAAGCGATATAATAATCACACACAGTTCTCTTAATTCTAGTTCTAAAGTTAAAAATATTGAGAAGAAAAATATATCACTCTCAAAAAAGCTTATAATAAACCTTCCTGTTTTTATGGATACGGCAGTAGAGACGCTTGTCTCTTTTACGGGACTTGAAGCGGAAAAATTATCACATAGCATTAAAAAATTTGATCTTGACTCTTCTGCGGATATAGTATGTTCTGTTATGCACTTCAGTGGCGATTTAAATGGCTATTTTGCACTTTTGTTTCCAAAAGATATTGTTCTTATAGCTATGGAGTCATTTATTGGTGAGAAGATTGATGAAAATGACAATGCAAGCATAATGGACGGAGTAGGTGAGTTTTGCAATGTTATAACAGGAAGTGCAAAAACAATATTATCAAATAAAAATATAAAAGTAGTTTTTGAACTTCCTAAAACATATGTCTGCGTAGATTTGATACGCAACGAAATCGGCGGACGTAACGGCATTTGGATTGATATGCAGCTTGCCGGTAAACCGTACTATATGTTTATCACAGAGTGATTTATTAAAAGTTATGAATCAGCTCTATAGAACCTCTTGAGAGTTTGAGTAGAGACTCTCTTTCCATTTTTTTTAAAATACGGCTTACCACTACCCTTGAAGACCCCATATAGTTTGCCAATTCTTCATGAGTGATTTGTATAGTTGGATTTTTTTGAGCTTGCAACCATTCATATATTCTCTCATCAAGATGTTTAAATTTAATGTTTTCAAGAACTCTTGCTACGCTATCTAATCGCAAGGTTAAAAGAGAGAATATGTAGCTTTGGTAATTGGAGTTATCTCTCATTAGCTTTACAACAAGCTCTTTATTAAGAAGATAACCTCTTATTGGAGTGGTAGTTATGGCTGAACCGATTGTTGGAATTTGGTTTATAGTTGAAGTTGTGTTGACAATACACTGCTCATTTTGTCGAAGACTATAAAGGGTGATTTCATTCATGCCACTTCCTTGCATGTATACTCTTACTTCACCATCTTCAAGAAGAAGTATGTCCTGAGTTATATCACCTTGATAAAAAAGAATTTTACCGGCATCCATAGATACAGGCTTTAAAGTTTTTAGTAAAAGTTCCTGTTCATCACTCGTTAATTCGTCGTAAAAATCAAAATCTTGTAGTTGCATAATCTTCATCCTATTAGATGAAGATTATATCTAATTTATAGAAGAAAGATTGTAGCTATTTTTTACAACCTGTATTAATTTTTAGCATTGGGTAAAATGGACAAAAGCCAACCAGACCTGTTAAAAGAGGTATCGCACCGATACCGGCAACTATCATATTAGCAGTAACAATTCCATAGGCAATCAAACCTAAACCAGCAACAACTCTAACTATTCTATCTACTTTTCCTGCATTAAAACACATATTATTTCCTTTGTTTTTGTTTTACAATAAGAAGTATATAGCTTTAATAAATTTTTGTGTGCTACTTAGGTTACATAGGAGTTATGATTTCGGTAACAGTTTCGTTGGTATTG
The sequence above is drawn from the Candidatus Sulfurimonas baltica genome and encodes:
- a CDS encoding TIGR00282 family metallophosphoesterase, translating into MRVGFIGDIVGSPGRDMLKNYLSKIREEYKIDFVIANYENTSHGFGLTKKNANEIVGYGLDCMTGGNHSWDKKEVEELFDTHEILRPHNYPDGVSGTGCKVYDVCGEKLAVLNLMGHFSMPLVDNAFRKAKETVESLHADGVKNILIDFHAEATSEKRGMMMLLQGKVSAIIGTHTHVSTDDFQIANATAYLTDIGLTGCRDNVIGMDKKVPLKQFLTGMKGHFDIPKKCKKILQIAVMDFSNGECTSAFKLKQFDDGEILKSEAWLEK
- the lepA gene encoding translation elongation factor 4; this translates as MKNIRNFSIIAHIDHGKSTLADRIIQECGAVSDRELTKQMMDTMDIEQERGITIKAQSVRLDYVKDGEHYILNLIDTPGHVDFSYEVSKSLASSDGALLIVDAAQGVEAQTIANVYMAMENNLELIPVINKIDLPAADPVKVAEEIETSIGIDATDACLVSAKTGVGIRALIDAIVDRIPAPVGDPDATTKAIIYDSWFDQYLGALALVRVFDGKVKKGQNIKLMSNGEEHQILDLMYPHPMKKIKTSTIECGEIGIVVLGLKEVSVINVGDTITDAKNPALEPVGRYEPAKPFVFAGIYPIDTDEFESLRDALNKLRLNDSSLSYEPETSLALGFGFRVGFLGMLHMEVVKERLEREFNLDLIASAPSVLYEVYLNNGEKINVHNPSELPEVNKIDRIEEPYVKATVITPSEYLGNIITLLINKRGTQSKMTYLNENRVMLEYEVPMNEIVVDFYDTLKSISKGYASFDYEPLDFRVGDLVKLDIKVAGEAVDALSIVVPRNQALSRGRILVKNMKEIIPRQLFEVAVQASLGSQIIARETVKSMGKNVTAKCYGGDITRKRKLLEKQKAGKKRMKSIGKVQLPSEAFMSVLKMD
- a CDS encoding ribose-phosphate pyrophosphokinase; translated protein: MRGYKIFAGSSSVDFAKEICQVLDIPLAKADVKSFSDGEISVQIAESVRGRDVFIVQSTGSPSNDNLMELLIMTDALRRSSASSITAVVPYYGYARQDRKAAPRVPITAKLVADMYETAGIDRVVTIDLHAGQIQGFFNIPVDNLYGSVTFEHYIKSKNLKKPIIASPDIGGVARARYFAKRMGLEMVIVDKRREKANESEVMNIIGNVKGYDVIMIDDMVDTAGTMVKAATALKNNGAASVMACATHGVLSGKAYENLDNGELDELIITNTLETKPHAKIKVLSVAPLFAEVIRRVYHNESVNSLFE
- a CDS encoding ComF family protein; protein product: MRCMLCESLSFAHICSTCQTTFLTPSIYKRKILNNIEVISFYKYNEIKDLLHTKHTDLGFYIYSILAKNSLLKFASEFKLESPVASIAIDDHVKSGYSHTAILNKSLDSKYIKPKFNKLRANNRVSYSGKSKEFRLINPRNFELKNFVEKEVILVDDIITTGSTLSQAIQKIESNKKEVLLCLTLVDVRIV
- a CDS encoding response regulator, with protein sequence MSAKIVIVDDEEDLLELLEYNLDKEGYEVVGFLNTKTVSQILDEEEIDLLIMDRNLPGVEGSEFVQELRKKGIATPVIYLSAKNRDSDIEEGFLRGGDDYITKPFNMKELLLRVKAMLRRTSKKIDEGNLSHRDLFLDKSSRALSVDGKNIDITKLEFNLLCEFILNKNMVLDRDHLLLNVWGDSEEYQYRTVNVAINRLKEKIDPDKTKDYIQTVRGIGYKLC
- a CDS encoding EAL and HDOD domain-containing protein gives rise to the protein MNVINISKQKIFDNKNRLFAYELVFKDSEDQRTGLSTHVKGTAQLIMSSITSVELDKLLGQKTLAFINIDEETLLKGILDVLDKDRFILNILENIELTEKVIAKIIQYKKRGFILSIEHFDSSAEMIKKFNRLFNYIDIIKMDVELSEPENLQKVMSKFKGGRIKLLAQNIETKEDHKTYLDMGFDFFQGYYLDKPEVVEIIGSKEPAQFIILQLIKIIKENNETDKLEFFIKKQPDLSFKLIQFFNNSKSLSVKVESLIQVITLMGRSKLLRWLMVYLYAEVSKNPASKTLLELAIKRAERMEADANPRDKDKAYLAGMFSMLSSIFETDIKELMNHVKMDSDITSLVLEKKGIFAGSLMRAETAEKEYLKKIMIANFDKLDTTDLIYTLEYGGVEIDKSKL